TGGCTGGCTtgttgtgatatttggtatttatgtcatacctgtgacgcgaaaacgttcgatacgggtgttccggaccgggccgtacgtttccgtatcgcacaggttcgaaaggcatatcacacaggctccattcaaataaatcgaactgtttcgagcgggcggAATACGGCacagttggcaattcgaatacctgattcggacgttggaacattgctgttgcaacacttattgTTCGGGGGCAccaatttgttcaacttctggcgcatttcgcctCAAAACATGGCtattctcaggtgggtatgacataaatacaatacaacatggtgtattccgcatcaccctcggtctcagccctcccgagGGTCAGATTGGCCTTCGgtcgtcgggcgatccgacccgcgtgAGGGCTGacaccttgggcgatacggaatacaccgtgttgtattctatatggaAATGACATCTGCCATTGAGAGGGACCAACAGTGACGATAGCTGGGGTCAAGTGGCTCACTGAACACTGTCCTCAGTGTGGCGGATGGATGTCATCCCATACAATGAAAACGATTTATCAAACAATAAATTTATGCTACACAGTGAGGGGCATCGATTTTGGCAGGATAGCCCTGCCCTGGTGCATTTTGTGACAGAGGTGAAGGAAGGCAAACGTAAATAAAACTTCACAACCATTACGGAAtctctgcttagagattactgtaaatgcatttaagtttatgGGTATTtattttcgtggtagcggggaAATGGGGTGTTCGCAGTTGTTTTGAGTTCACGGTAGCGCAATAGACTATAGTAAAGTaatgggaaaatgtttgtggtggttttaagttcgcgtcaaagtggccaccgcaaaaactgcgaacatgataccaccgcgaacatttatgcatttataGTATTAATCCAGTAATCTTGTCTGTTTTAGGTTCACTTAGTAGGAATCGACATCTTCTCTGGGAAGAAGTATGAGGATGTATGCCCTTCCACCCACAACATGAATGTTCCACATGTCACCCGCAAAGATTATCAGGTGAGGCGCCCATCTTCACACAACCAGGGCTCAAATGCCTTCAGTTTAGGCCACACCGTGGCCACGTCATATCAGAATTTCATGCAgcactttttatttttgctggatttttcctttttttttaaacaccccCCGcccatcagttttggggtctccagggGATGTCAATACATCcacaaaattaagtcagtgttgTCTTACAAGGGGAAGAAAATTCAGATTGCagataaaaatatcaaagtttgCAATGTCGGaatttattgatcacccctcttGGTGCAAGTAGAAAAAGTAAACTGGAAAAGACAGGAAAAGTAAACTGAGGACGATGAGAATTTGAATAATGTGGTATCTATTTAACTTAAAGAACTTTATCTTGAAATGTTTAATGTGACCCTTGACCTGTCTGTCTTTCTAGCTGACTAATATCGATGATGGGCACATGGCGCTAATGGATGAAGGCGGAGAAGTACGTGAAGATTTAAAAGTGCCCGAAAGTGACGTGGGTACTGAAATCGCGGAGCGTTTTGATAAAGGCGAGGATCTTATGGTGAGTCCTGTTCTACAGTCTTTCACCTACGTCTCATAGATGTTGTTATAGCTGTAAGACATGAAACAAACTGTTGCGTTATTTTAAATTATATTACAGTATGGCAAAAAAGAACAGGTAAAATAAGCAAACCGCTCTGTAAATGGGAATTTACTGATCACATCCTGCTTCCAGTCCAGATTCAAACTTATGAAATATCTTCATATGAAAGAACTGTAGAAGAGAGAACAGTTTGTCAGGGGGTTCATTTTTTCAGGTTTTATTACTGTATCTGTACTATCCATGTTTCCTGGGTATTGCTTATTTGGtgtattttttaatgttttttaacTGTAACACAACCTAGCaatctgtttgtttcttttattgctAAAGAGAAGGAACCTTGTTTCTGTCTTCCAGGTCACCATTTTGAAAGCTATTGATACTGAATTGGCCATTGCCTACAAGCTAAACTCAGAGAAGTAAACCGTGCTCCCGCTCTGGAGGTACGTATAGAACAACCTCCCAGGTCTTCTGAGCTAGTAGAACACCGCATCTATCCACAACCCCTGTGGACTCTAGTAATTCAGGAACAAAGTAGGGcgactagggctgtgtacctaaatacccggacctgtaccgtacctataaaatagtttaggtacaggtcaggacctaaacatctgtgtacctgtacctaaacaaagtgaagtcgcgtggcgcagcggcggcatttgtgcc
The window above is part of the Branchiostoma floridae strain S238N-H82 chromosome 14, Bfl_VNyyK, whole genome shotgun sequence genome. Proteins encoded here:
- the LOC118430031 gene encoding eukaryotic translation initiation factor 5A-1-like, which gives rise to MADDEFESAGSGASQTYPQQCSALRKNGFVMLKGHPCKIVEMSTSKTGKHGHAKVHLVGIDIFSGKKYEDVCPSTHNMNVPHVTRKDYQLTNIDDGHMALMDEGGEVREDLKVPESDVGTEIAERFDKGEDLMVTILKAIDTELAIAYKLNSEK